The Heliangelus exortis chromosome 10, bHelExo1.hap1, whole genome shotgun sequence genome includes a window with the following:
- the SPEF1 gene encoding sperm flagellar protein 1 isoform X2 — protein MAGGGSGAGGELSGGELSGGELATLYRWLDTLPLSRPRRNIARDFSDGVLTAEVVKFFFPAMVQLHSYVPTSSTAQKLANWGHLNRKVLQKLGFCVPEELLREVAGCRAGAVEQILVLLRQKIREKQRQKQSKEVPRPGQEQDLQAALEEGSYLETGTAGGGAQESPKAGWVTKGHQGGGHGPPGDPTARSEVAEKDQALRLAQESIQILQLKVGRLEQLLLLKNLRIDDLSRRLREAQGHPP, from the exons ATGGCGGGCGGCGGCAGCGGAGCGGGGGGCGAGCTGTCGGGGGGCGAGCTGTCGGGGGGCGAGCTGGCCACCCTGTACCGCTGGCTGGACACCCTCCCACTCTCCCGGCCCCGCAGGAACATCGCCCGCGACTTCAGCGAcgggg tGCTGACGGCTGAGGTGGTGAAGTTCTTCTTCCCCGCCATGGTGCAGCTCCACAGCTACGTCCCCACCAGCTCCACCGCCCAGAAACTCGCCAACTGGGGACACCTCAACAG GAAGGTGCTGCAGAAGTTGGGTTTCTGTGTGCCCGAGGAGCTGCTGCGGGAGGTTGCGGGGTGCCGGGCGGGGGCGGTGGAGCAGATCCTGGTCCTGCTGCGCCAGAAGATCCGGGAGAAgcaaaggcagaagcagagcaaggaggtGCCCAGGCCAGGACAG gagcaggatcTTCAGGCAGCACTGGAAGAGGGCAGCTACCTGGAGACAGGGACAGCGG GTGGGGGTGCCCAGGAGTCCCCCAAGGCTGGCTG GGTGACAAAGGGCCACCAGGGTGGTGGCCATGGCCCCCCGGGGGACCCCACTGCCCGCTCAGAGGTGGCAGAGAAGGACCAAGCCCTGCGCCTGGCACAGGAGAGCATCCAG ATCCTGCAGCTGAAGGTGgggaggttggagcagctcctgctcctcaagAACCTGCGGATCGATGACCTCAGCCGCCGCCTGCGGGAGgcccagggacaccccccctGA
- the ADISSP gene encoding adipose-secreted signaling protein, with the protein MAAASRGTKAKGGGVRFAPSPPPPEGTPGHVRFEQSLRDSAVTVTRERDGSFLVKVGFLKILHRYELCFLLPALGGGLCALPSPHLRVSSITPLPEGVRVRCEYTAPREGVLREEVVLAREAGDGATIRVVVQARVMDRHHGTPMLLDGVRCIGTELEYDSEHSDWHGFD; encoded by the exons ATGGCTGCGGCTAGCAGAG GCACCAAGGCGAAGGGGGGGGGCGTGCGCTTCGCCCCGAGCCCCCCGCCCCCCGAGGGGACCCCCGGGCACGTGCGCTTCGAGCAGAGCCTGCGGGACTCTGCGGTGACAGTGACACGGGAGAGGGACGGCAGCTTCCTGGTCAag gtggGGTTCCTGAAGATCCTGCACCGCTAtgagctctgcttcctcctgcccgccctggggggggggctctgtgccctgcccagcccccaCCTCCGTGTCAGCAGCATCACCCCCCTGCCCGAAG GTGTGCGGGTGCGGTGTGAGTACACGGCTCCGCGGGAGGGGGTGCTGCGGGAGGAGGTGGTCCTGGCTCGCGAGGCCGGTGACGGGGCCACCATCAGGGTGGTGGTCCAGGCCCGCGTGATGG ACCGCCACCACGGGACCCCCATGCTGCTGGACGGGGTGCGCTGCATCGGCACCGAGCTGGAGTACGACTCGGAGCACAGCGACTGGCACGGCTTCGACTGA
- the HSPA12B gene encoding heat shock 70 kDa protein 12B — translation MAMLLEPGMQSLRMGANGERCPTPSPPGSPGTSHESCSIAPLTPSQSPRSEVRSQPSASFAVVVAIDFGTTSSGYAFSFTSDPEAIHMMRKWEGGDPGVANQKTPTSLLLTPDGAFHSFGYTARDYYHDLDPEDARDWLYFEKFKMKIHSTSDLTMKTELEAVNGKKMQALEVFAHALRFFKQHAVQELREQCPSLPERGAIRWVITVPAIWKQPAKQFMREAAYKAGLVSPEQPEQLLIALEPEAASIYCRKLRLHQLIDLSCTAPARGLGTEPPIDSSFRQAREQLRRSRHSRTFLVESGVGELWSEMQAGDRYIVADCGGGTVDLTVHQIEKPQGTLKELYKASGGPYGAVGVDLAFEKLLCHIFGEDFISTFKAKRPAAWVDLTIAFEARKRAAAPSRASPLNISLPFSFVDFYRKHRGQNVETALKKSNVNFVKWSSQGMLRLSSEAMSELFQPTITQIIQHIDDLLKKPEVQGIKFLFLVGGFAESAMLQRAVQEAFGLSCRVIIPQDVGLTILKGAVLFGLDPTIVRVRRSPLTYGVGVLNKFVEGKHPREKLLVKEGKSWCTDIFEKFVSVDQSVALGEVVQRSYCPARPGQRKTIINIYCCSTDEVVYITDPGVRKCGTISLELEGGGGGDARGRREIRASMQFGDTEIKVTAVDTRTSKTVRATIDFLSN, via the exons ATGGCCATGCTGCTGGAGCCCGGGATGCAGAGCCTGCGGATGG gtgCCAACGGCGAGCGGTGCCCCACACCGTCCCCTCCTGGCTCCCCGGGGACGTCCCATGAGAGCTGCAGCATTGCCCCACTGACACCCTCCCAGTCCCCG aggagcGAGGTTCGCTCCCAGCCCTCCGCCTCCTTTGCCGTGGTCGTGGCCATCGACTTCGGCACCACCTCCAGCGGCTACGCCTTCAGCTTCACCAGCGACCCCGAGGCCATCCACATGATGAG GAAATGGGAAGGAGGAGACCCAGGGGTGGCCAACCAGAAGACCCCCACCAGCCTCCTGCTGACACCCGATGGAGCCTTCCACAGCTTTGGCTATACTGCCCGGGATTACTACCATGACCTGGACCCCGAGGATGCCCGTGACTGGCTCTACTTCGAGAAGTTTAAGATGAAGATTCACAGCACCAGT GATCTCACCATGAAAACTGAACTGGAAGCTGTCAATGGGAAGAAGATGCAGGCACTGGAGGTGTTTGCCCATGCACTCCGCTTCTTCAAGCAGCATGCGGTGCAG gagctgagggagcagtGCCCGTCCCTGCCGGAGCGCGGTGCCATCCGCTGGGTGATCACCGTGCCTGCCATCTGGAAGCAGCCGGCCAAGCAGTTCATGCGGGAGGCTGCCTACAAG GCCGGGTTGGTGTCCCCGGAGCAGCCGGAGCAGCTGCTGATCGCGCTGGAGCCCGAAGCCGCCTCCATTTACTGCAGGAAACTTCGGCTCCACCAGCTCATCGACCTGAGCTGCACAGCCCCGgccagggggctggggacagagccccCCATCGACTCCAGCTTTCggcagg CCCGGGAGCAGCTCCGGAGGTCCCGCCACAGCCGAACCTTCCTGGTGGAGTCGGGGGTGGGGGAGCTTTGGTCAGAGATGCAGGCAG GTGACCGCTACATCGTGGCAGACTGCGGGGGGGGCACGGTGGACCTGACCGTGCACCAGATCGAGAAACCACAGGGGACCCTGAAGGAGTTGTACAAAGCCTCAG GGGGTCCCTACGGGGCGGTGGGGGTGGACTTGGCCTTCGAGAAGCTGCTGTGCCACATTTTTGGGGAGGATTTCATCAGCACCTTCAAGGCCAAGCGCCCGGCAGCCTGGGTGGACCTGACCATCGCCTTCGAGGCTCGCAAGCGGGCAGCTGCCCCCTCCCGTGCCAGCCCCCTCAAcatctccctccccttctcctttgtCGACTTCTACCGCAAGCACCGGGGCCAGAATGTGGAGACAGCCCTCAAGAAGAGCAA tgTCAACTTTGTGAAGTGGTCGTCCCAGGGGATGCTGCGGCTGTCCTCGGAGGCCATGAGCGAGCTCTTCCAGCCCACCATCACCCAGATCATCCAGCACATCG ACGATCTCCTGAAGAAGCCGGAGGTCCAAGGCATCAAGTTCCTCTTCCTGGTGGGGGGGTTCGCCGAGTCGGCCATGCTGCAGCGCGCCGTCCAGGAAGCCTTCGGCCTCTCCTGCCGCGTCATCATCCCCCAAGACGTGGGGCTGACCATCCTCAAGGGCGCCGTGCTCTTCGGCCTCGACCCCACCATCGTCCGCGTCCGCCGCTCCCCCCTGACCTACGGCGTGGGGGTCCTCAACAAGTTCGTGGAAGGGAAGCACCCGcgggagaagctgctggtgaAGGAGGGGAAGAGCTGGTGCACCGACATCTTCGAGAAGTTCGTCTCGGTGGACCAGTCGGTGGCCCTGGGCGAGGTGGTGCAGCGCAGCTACTGCCCCGCGCGCCCGGGGCAGCGCAAAACCATCATCAACATCTACTGCTGCTCCACCGACGAGGTGGTCTACATCACCGACCCCGGCGTGCGCAAGTGCGGCACCATCAGCCTGGAGCTGGaaggggggggcgggggggacgCCCGCGGCCGCCGCGAGATCCGCGCCAGCATGCAGTTTGGGGACACGGAGATCAAGGTGACGGCCGTGGACACCCGCACCTCCAAGACGGTCCGAGCCACCATCGATTTCCTCTCCAACTGA
- the SPEF1 gene encoding sperm flagellar protein 1 isoform X1: MAGGGSGAGGELSGGELSGGELATLYRWLDTLPLSRPRRNIARDFSDGVLTAEVVKFFFPAMVQLHSYVPTSSTAQKLANWGHLNRKVLQKLGFCVPEELLREVAGCRAGAVEQILVLLRQKIREKQRQKQSKEVPRPGQQEQDLQAALEEGSYLETGTAGGGAQESPKAGWVTKGHQGGGHGPPGDPTARSEVAEKDQALRLAQESIQILQLKVGRLEQLLLLKNLRIDDLSRRLREAQGHPP; the protein is encoded by the exons ATGGCGGGCGGCGGCAGCGGAGCGGGGGGCGAGCTGTCGGGGGGCGAGCTGTCGGGGGGCGAGCTGGCCACCCTGTACCGCTGGCTGGACACCCTCCCACTCTCCCGGCCCCGCAGGAACATCGCCCGCGACTTCAGCGAcgggg tGCTGACGGCTGAGGTGGTGAAGTTCTTCTTCCCCGCCATGGTGCAGCTCCACAGCTACGTCCCCACCAGCTCCACCGCCCAGAAACTCGCCAACTGGGGACACCTCAACAG GAAGGTGCTGCAGAAGTTGGGTTTCTGTGTGCCCGAGGAGCTGCTGCGGGAGGTTGCGGGGTGCCGGGCGGGGGCGGTGGAGCAGATCCTGGTCCTGCTGCGCCAGAAGATCCGGGAGAAgcaaaggcagaagcagagcaaggaggtGCCCAGGCCAGGACAG caggagcaggatcTTCAGGCAGCACTGGAAGAGGGCAGCTACCTGGAGACAGGGACAGCGG GTGGGGGTGCCCAGGAGTCCCCCAAGGCTGGCTG GGTGACAAAGGGCCACCAGGGTGGTGGCCATGGCCCCCCGGGGGACCCCACTGCCCGCTCAGAGGTGGCAGAGAAGGACCAAGCCCTGCGCCTGGCACAGGAGAGCATCCAG ATCCTGCAGCTGAAGGTGgggaggttggagcagctcctgctcctcaagAACCTGCGGATCGATGACCTCAGCCGCCGCCTGCGGGAGgcccagggacaccccccctGA